The genomic DNA TTTCTTCCGGTGGCTCCGAGAAGAAACGGTTTGTTTGAGGCGGTTAAGTATTTGCCGTAAGCGCTTTTGAGACGGATAAGGTTGGTGGAGCCAGGGACTATCTCAACGGTCCATTTGGCTGCTCCTGCTGAGCCGTTACGTTCTTGAGTTACGGATTCTTCGTCTTCGTTGGCGATTAGGTACTTGTCGTGGTGGCTCCGTAAACGAACCGCTTTGGCTTTTTGAAAAAACTCCATTGATAGAGAGAAATGTTGAAGATGGTGTGTGAATGTATTACAAAGCTGGACTTGAGCTGGGTCTTTTACagaaaaggtatttttttttttttttttaggtatttattatttcttaattactcattttcattttaattttttgttgtctgatttttttttgggtcaatttcactctctcttcttttggtAATACCTTAAGGTCTTCTAATAATTGTTagcttttttgttaataaaatatatttgtgggATCTAGATCTCTGACCAGGATAAATTGATTGTTTAATTGGAcatataaaattcaattttgttttggcttATTAGGAGTAGAGTAAGTAGagtaattaaaatattgatacaGAGATATTAGCACCGTAATCAAGAAAAATTAAGGTCGCTTAACTTTAGATTTTGGCCTTAGAACGACTGATCTGTCATCTGTGTcatatgaaaattgaaaacattatcATGGCCGGCTCACTGGTTTACCGTCTTACGGGAAGGTGCCACGGTCCAGGTCTGGTCACTCCTAAACACTAAACCCCGCTAAAATGTTTTTATCCgttttatgatgtttttaactttcaatGTGTTTCCGGATATCATTTTAAATCTGGAAAAAAGTTTAATAACACTAAAACCCgctaaaataattttatgatagtttaaaccttaaaactaaattatttgtTTGCACCGACATAAAAGATGGTGAAACAATAGATTCCATCAACGCATGAatagttaaattatttattatggatattatttataaaaaaaaaacttcatatttttGGTGTATTCATTTTCCTATTACAAAACTCTTAGACCATGTATAATGGCGTTGATCACCCAGTTGCTccccaaaattatattattaaaaactaataaaataatataaaagagaaaacgCTTTTGGTTTCCGATTCGAAATCAATCGGTTCAAATCAGGATCTAATGAAgatgcattttttaaaaagattaatgTGAAGAGAAATGAtctgcaatattttttttattattattttttattataattaattgtaataaataataaaatgaattgaAATTCTGATTAAACGAACATAACTTTACTATTTCGCGTTGACGGATGCTATTGTTTCATCATTTTTATGGCGACATAAACAAAGAAGATagtgtgaagtgaccttagtgcattAGTAAATGACAAGTTCTTAATGCACAAGGTACCATCACACTTGTAATCGAGTTTCactccctacgaatgtagggatttggctaatggacgGCCAGTTGTGGttcaatggttgacaaaaaaaaaaaaaaaaaaacagaaaaacaaagaagctaattttaattttagtgtttatagtgttagtttaaatgtatttattttggTAGTTTAATAGtgttaatgaaatttttttggtagTTCATAGTGCTAATGAAATTGtctaaaagtttaaaatgttaCCTAATGAGACTTGgttaaaaatgtgattttctattttaaaactaCTGAAAAATAGATTTACGTATACGGCCTTGCTAGGAACTCTAATAATAATCTTTGGTTAGCCTTAACATTAACTATAAACATAAAATGGAAACAACATATAAATTGCATCATTATTAAGATCGTAGCATACACTGAACAACACTTAAACTTAAACTTATTATTTTCTACTCACATGTACATACTTGACACTTGCATTGCAATACATGTCTAAGATGGTCTCAAGATCTTGAAGCTGCGGACTGAGCTCTAACCTCAAGCTCACGTAGAAACTCAGCTACTTTCTTGATGTCCGGCACCACATTCTTTACCGTCTCGTCAGAAAAGAATTCACCTCCCCATTTACAAAGAGAAGGAGTTTTTGATTCGTCTAAAAGTTTTTCCCCTTTAAACTCCTCCATAGCTTTCAAGAGAACCAAAAAGCTTCCCAAGCAAATGTCCATAAACCCGATTGCTTCACCACCAAAAAACGGTTTCCCTTTGCTTATAGACACAAACGCATCCTCTAGTTGCAACAACCCTTCTTCCACTTCTTCCATGGCTTTCGCTTTTGCATCTTCTGATTTGGTGATTGTCGCCAATTTCAAAGCCGGAAACCACTGGATTCTCAAAACAGGagtttaggaatatatatataagctacaattatttatatgcatatatacTATAGCATAGACACGAAAACGAAGACGCAAAGAACCAAAATATTGTGGTCTTAGTGTTAAAACAGCCTTAAATCTGATGAGTCTAAATAAATTTAGAACAACCATGTTTATATTAGGAAATAATATGATATTGAGTGTTAGGAAATAATCACTCATACAGGACATACATGATACATCCCCCAAGACCAATCAAGCAACGCATGCACGACAGATAGATCATAGATTCATTGGAGTGTAACACACAAACACTAATTAACGAAGTCCTTGTTATCAACGAAGCAAAACTccaaaataagaataagaaacCAGACCTTGTTATCAACGAAGGCAGACCAGAAGCGAGCAAGAGCTCGATCATGAGGATGGGAAGGAAGAATGGACTGTCCAGACGAGTTCCACGTCTCATCGATGTACTCAACGATGTTAAGAGACTCACAAACCGGTTTANNNNNNNNNNNNNNNNNNNNNNNNNNNNNNNNNNNNNNNNNNNNNNNNNNNNNNNNNNNNNNNNNNNNNNNNNNNNNNNNNNNNNNNNNNNNNNNNNNNNNNNNNNNNNNNNNNNNNNNNNNNNNNNNNNNNNNNNNNNNNNNNNNNNNNNNNNNNNNNNNNNNNNNNNNNNNNNNNNNNNNNNNNNNNNNNNNNNNNNNNNNNNNNNNNNNNNNNNNNNNNNNNNNNNNNNNNNNNNNNNNNNNNNNNNNNNNNNNNNNNNNNNNNNNNNNNNNNNNNNNNNNNNNNNNNNNNNNNNNNNNNNNNNNNNNNNNNNNNNNNNNNNNNNNNNNNNNNNNNNNNNNNNNNNNNNNNNNNNNNNNNNNNNNNNNNNNNNNNNNNNNNNNNNNNNNNNNNNNNNNNNNNNNNNNNNNNNNNNNNNNNNNNNNNNNNNNNNNNNNNNNNNNNNNNNNNNNNNNNNNNNNNNNNNNNNNNNNNNNNNNNNNNNNNNNNNNNNNNNNNNNNNNNNNNNNNNNNNNNNNNNNNNNNtttttttttttttttttttcggtttctAATAAATTGgtggaggatgaagaagaatccCCCACGgctcttttattatttttgttttagttttttgtgaGTGGTTCTAAACGTAACGGACATactttatgtattattattgcTTGTCAGCACAATATTGCAACGGTTGAAACGATGCTGTTGGCTTGAAGTGCTTTCTCAAGCTATCATTAACTAGTAGGACGTTCCAGATATTTATTTCTAGATGTGGACCACCTTTTAATAAgttacatacattttttttttttgagccatagacgtttttgttttgttttcttaaacacTAAAATAATTCTTCACTCCAactaataattttcataaaataaaaataaagttacaaTATAGTTTAAACCTCCATTGGAAATACATATCtatacttttttcaaaaaaaaagaaaaaaacttcaaGTCTTAAAACGaaagaaatatcaa from Camelina sativa cultivar DH55 chromosome 7, Cs, whole genome shotgun sequence includes the following:
- the LOC104700781 gene encoding glutathione S-transferase U16-like, translated to MEEVEEGLLQLEDAFVSISKGKPFFGGEAIGFMDICLGSFLVLLKAMEEFKGEKLLDESKTPSLCKWGGEFFSDETVKNVVPDIKKVAEFLRELEVRAQSAASRS